The sequence CCGGATGTCGTAACAGATCGACAGCCCCAGAAGACCAATCGGCGTGTCCGCTGCCACGACGTCGTCACCGGCTTCGTAGGCGATGGATTCGCGCCAGCTTTCGCCGGTTTCCAAGTCGACATCGAACATGTGCATCTTGTCGTACCGAGCAATGATTGTGCCATCCGCGCCAATCACGAACGAACGGTTTGCCCACTTGCCGTCCGGGCGTTCAACCGCGAGTGAGCCGAGCGCCACAGCGATTTTATGTTCGCAGGCTGCTTCTTGCACACTCATCAAAACGGGATTGTCGGCCTCTGGTACAATGTTTGGAGTTGCCCGTTCGCGTTTGCGATCAAGCAAGCCGCACATCTCCGGCGTAAAAAGCATGGCCGCCCCGCCCTCGCCGGCGTCTGCGATGGCGCGAACAATCGTGTCGCGATTTGTTAGCGGATCGATGCCGCTGGTCATTTGCAGGAGAGCAATGCGATGCATCAGAGGCCTAACAGAGCATCCAATTTGCCAGCGCGTTCCAGCGCGGCAAGTTCATCTGATCCGCCAACTGATTTATCTTCGATCAGAATCTGTGGCACGGTGCGCGCGCCGGGCACGCGTTCCTGCATTTCGTCACGCTTCGGACCGCCCACCGTGATGTCATATTCGGTATATTCTACGCCCTTATCGTCGAGCAATTTCTTGGCGCGGAAACAATAGCCGCAACCGAATTTGGTGTAGAGTTCAACCTTTGGGGCGCTCATCATGTTTCCTTGGGTTTGTTAGAATTCAATTTGTTCAAAGGTCGATTAGCCGCAAATCTTGAAATCGCCTAGGCGGCGACTATTTTGAATGGGTGAGAGGCGCCGTTTGGGCCGCTCGCTAAGTCTGGGAAGGTGCCGAATGTTCGGGCCTCCCTTAGTCAAATTGCTCAATGGAGGATTTGTTTCCGATGAATAGAATGGATTTCACACCCTATCGCCGCAGCACAGTTGGTTTCGACCGCTTGTTCGAACTGATGGAATCGCAGGCCCGCCAGAATACTGGCGATAATTATCCGCCCTACAATGTCGAGCGCCGCGACGAAGATACTTACCGTATCACCCTTGCCGTCGCCGGTTTTAAGCCGAGTGATATCGACATTACCGCGCAGCAGAACTTGCTGGTGATCCAAGGTAAGAAGCAAGATGACGTCAGCGATGGTGAATTGCTGCATGTCGGCATCGCCAATCGCGGCTTTGAGCGCCGGTTCGAACTGGCCGACTATGTCCGTGTTGAAAATGCCGGTTTGTCCGACGGTTTGCTGGTCGTGGATTTGATCCGCGAAGTACCGGACGCCATGAAACCGAAGAAGATACAGGTGAATGGTGAAGCGATGATCGAAGCGCCGAAGGTCAGCAAGAACGACAAAGCGGACTAAGATTCACAAATCTTTGTAGTATCAAATATTCAGGGGCGGACCGCAAAGTCCGCCCCTTCGACATTTGCATGCCGCCTTGACCGGCTCTGATCGTCCGGGTCGCAGAAGACGATCAATACCGGTTCAAGCTCCGAAACTTGTCGGCATAGTGTAGCGACCGGGAACATAAACTTCCCTCTTTACACTTAGAGTGTTGGTAGGCTTTTGTCGTGCAGGCTGGCAAGTATAAAATTGCGCATTTGAGCAACATCAAAAGTTCAAATTGGGACAGTTTGCTTAAACTAAACGAGATTGTCTCAATGCCGCAGCTACAAATCCTGCAAAAAGCGGGTGTGGGTCAAATGGACGACTCTTTAGTTCAGGGTGGAACTGCACACCAACGAACCAAGGATGGTCCGGTCTTTCGACTATTTCGGGCAAAAGACCATCAGGCGACATTCCCGAAAAGATCAGGCCGCCCTCTTCCAATTGCTCACGGTAAGCCACGTTGACCTCATATCTGTGACGATGGCGTTCGGAGATTTCGGTCGCACCGCCGTAAACACTTGAGACATGGCTATTACCCGCCAGCTTCGCGTCATAGGCACCGAGCCGCATTGTGCCGCCCAAGTCACCGTCAGCCGCGCGTTGCTCAAGGCCGTCCTCGGTCATCCATTCGGTAATTATGCCGACTACAGGCTCCGCAGTTTCACCAAATTCCGAAGATGAGGCCTCTGCCACCCCGGCAGTGTTTCGCGCACCCTCTATGCAGGCCATTTGCATGCCGAGACAGATACCAAAGAAGGGTACACCGCGCTCGCGAGCGAATTTCACACTGGCAATCTTGCCTTC comes from Altererythrobacter sp. ZODW24 and encodes:
- a CDS encoding Hsp20 family protein, giving the protein MNRMDFTPYRRSTVGFDRLFELMESQARQNTGDNYPPYNVERRDEDTYRITLAVAGFKPSDIDITAQQNLLVIQGKKQDDVSDGELLHVGIANRGFERRFELADYVRVENAGLSDGLLVVDLIREVPDAMKPKKIQVNGEAMIEAPKVSKNDKAD
- the grxC gene encoding glutaredoxin 3 encodes the protein MSAPKVELYTKFGCGYCFRAKKLLDDKGVEYTEYDITVGGPKRDEMQERVPGARTVPQILIEDKSVGGSDELAALERAGKLDALLGL
- a CDS encoding carbon-nitrogen hydrolase family protein; the encoded protein is MHRIALLQMTSGIDPLTNRDTIVRAIADAGEGGAAMLFTPEMCGLLDRKRERATPNIVPEADNPVLMSVQEAACEHKIAVALGSLAVERPDGKWANRSFVIGADGTIIARYDKMHMFDVDLETGESWRESIAYEAGDDVVAADTPIGLLGLSICYDIRFPALYDALGRLKCDVIAIPAAFTAPTGKAHWHIMQRARAIEASAFVISAAQVGKHEDGRETYGHSLVVDPWGEVLLDMGGEEAGLGFADIDLERIAQVRRQLPSLANRRPLGRASAK